From Topomyia yanbarensis strain Yona2022 chromosome 1, ASM3024719v1, whole genome shotgun sequence, one genomic window encodes:
- the LOC131677366 gene encoding GATA-binding factor C-like, with protein sequence MNGQNRPLIKPKRKPVTSQQSAARRAGTSCANCKTTTTSLWRRNQSGEPVCNACGLYYKLHNVDRPLTMKKEGIQTRNRKLTAKSKKRKSTPGYSFSFGDLMNPLDHNKSFPGAFPTSMGQHAHLSSGLHHAHSHMHGGWYATGLGSLGTSGSLQNGFSGGAPLGTGAVGHPQSYHLGLNSMSWRSEYT encoded by the exons ATGAACGGCCAAAACCGGCCGCTGATCAAACCGAAACGGAAACCAGTCACC TCCCAGCAAAGCGCTGCCCGGCGGGCGGGAACGTCATGTGCAAACTGCAAGACCACAACTACCTCGCTGTGGAGGAGGAACCAAAGCGGGGAACCAGTTTGCAACGCCTGTGGACTGTACTACAAGTTGCATAAT GTGGATCGGCCGCTCACGATGAAAAAGGAAGGCATTCAAACGAGAAATCGTAAACTCACTGCCAAATCTAAGAAGCGGAAATCGACGCCCGGCTATAGCTTCTCCTTCGGAGATCTCATGAACCCACTGGATCACAACAAATCCTTCCCGGGCGCTTTTCCAACCTCGATGG GACAACACGCCCATCTCTCCAGCGGACTTCATCACGCCCATTCTCACATGCACGGCGGCTGGTACGCGACCGGGCTGGGATCGCTCGGAACGTCCGGTAGCCTGCAGAATGGCTTCAGCGGTGGAGCACCGCTGGGAACCGGTGCCGTAGGGCACCCGCAGTCGTACCACCTTGGGTTGAACTCTATG AGTTGGAGATCCGAATACACGTGA